The Bradyrhizobium betae genomic interval TTCCCTCGAAAGCCGCAGCGATTGTTCTTTTTTCGAGGCGAGCCGCTTTACTCGGCCGCCTGCGAGACCTTCATGCGTCCGGCCGCGTCCAGCACGGCTTTGACGATGTTGTGGTAGCCGGTGCAGCGGCAGATATTGCCTTCCAGCTCCTGGCGGACGGTGGTCTCGTCGAGGTCGCCACCATGGCGGTGCACGATGTCGATGGCCGACATGATCATGCCCGGCGTGCAATAGCCGCACTGCAGGCCGTGATTGTCGCGGAAGGCGGCCTGCATCGGGTGCAGCTCGTCGCCCTTGGCGATGCCTTCGATGGTGGTGATGTTGGCGCCGTCGGCCTGGCCCGCCAGCATGGTGCAGGATTTCACCGCCTTGCCGTCCATGTGGACGACGCAGGCGCCGCACTGGCTGGTGTCGCAGCCGACATGGGTTCCGGTGAGGTTGAGGGTATCGCGCAGAAGTTGGACCAGCAGCGTGCGGTCCTCGACATCGACAGCAACGGCCTTGC includes:
- a CDS encoding (2Fe-2S)-binding protein, translated to MSTVKLTVNGKAVAVDVEDRTLLVQLLRDTLNLTGTHVGCDTSQCGACVVHMDGKAVKSCTMLAGQADGANITTIEGIAKGDELHPMQAAFRDNHGLQCGYCTPGMIMSAIDIVHRHGGDLDETTVRQELEGNICRCTGYHNIVKAVLDAAGRMKVSQAAE